CATTCGCGAGCGCGTTGAACTTTCCCGCCGTCGGCCTCGAGCAGCTCGTGATCCGTCCACCGTCATCGCCGCGTCGTACGGTGACGGTATGAGGCCGGAGACCAGCGGGCAGTGATGACGACGCAAGTGGAGTCGGCCTGGCCCGATTACCCCGACTACCGGATTGATGCGACCCCCTGTCCTCGCCGAGGCCAGGTTTGGTTCGGCGACTTGCTTGTTGCCCAGAGCGACCGGTGCCTTGTGGTGACCGAGACCGACCACGAGGATCGCTTGTACTTTCCGGAGTCAGATGTGCGGTGGGAGCTGTTCCGCCCGTCGGATCACAGCACCGTCTGTCCTTTCAAGGGCCGGGCAAGTTATTGGAGCCTCAGCGAACCGGGCTCCGGTGTCGAGAACGTCGTGTGGGGCTACCGCACCCCGTTGCCGGAGGTCGCGGCGATCGCGGGACACGTCTGTTTCTATGACGACGCTGTGCGCGTGGTCGTCGTCGAAGACTGGCCGGACGGCTCGACAGTTGCGGTGACGTTCCCACTGTGGGGAGACGCCACCGAGCTGTGCAGGATCATCGACGTCGAGCAGGTGACCGATGACCGGTTCATCGGGCCAGCTCATGGGCCAACTCATCGCAACGTCGTCGAGGGTGGCCAGCTGCTCGGCGAGGCCATCGTCGCTGCATCGAAATCGCTTCCAGGGCAACGGGTTACATCGGCGTCGATGATCTTCGTCAAAGCGGCCTCGTTCGATGCGCCCGTAGATCTGTCCGTCGACGTGCTACGGCGGGGCAGGTCGTTTTCGTTGGCCGAAATACGCATCAGCCAGAACGGGGTGCTGCGTAGCGCAGGCTTGGTGCTCGCGGACTCGGGAGCCGGCGACGTCATGCGGGCCGTGGAGCCCATGCCGGACGTTCCAGGACCCGATTCGGCGGTGCCGTTCCACGGCTTTGGGATGACCGGCCGCGAGATTCGGGTGGTCGACGGTGCCTATGACCCGGATCCCGATCGGGTAGGGCCGCCGATTATCAACGCCTGGGTCCGTTTTCGCGACACGCCGCGGACCCCCTACCTGAACGCCGCGTTGCTTGCCCAGTCGACGACACATTGGACGATCGCCGCCGGAATGTTGCCGCATCCGGGGTTGGGCGAGGCGCGCGCGCATGCCACCCTGTCGACCGGGATCATGAAGGCGACTATCGCTTTTCACGACGACGTCGGGGTCGCAGACTGGCTGCTGTACACCAACCACGCCTTCTGGTCGGGACGCGGACTTGTGCAGGGCGATGGCCGGGTCTTCGCGCGAGATGGACGGCTCGCCGCGTCGTACACCATCCAGGCGATGGTGCGTGAGTTCGCGACCGAGCCCGCGGCGATGGGCCGCGATAGCCGAACGGCTATGTGACGGACATGCTGCTCGACCGCGTCAGCGCAGGCCGTTGATCGCGAACTTCTCGACGTAGCGGCGGACCGTGGCCGGCTTTGTCATATCGAAGGTCAGACCCTGATTGACAGTCGAGAAGGAATAGATGATGCGGGCCAGCCATTCGCTGCCGGCCGTCACGTCGACTCCGGCGCCGACCTCGCCGCGCTTCTGGGCATCGCGGACATAAGGTTCCAAAAACTTGGTGGTGCGGCGGACGGCGGCGTCGCCATCGGCGACCATGTGGCGCATCAACTCCGCATCGTCGGCCATCAGCCGGTTGCGAGTCCGGTGGTCCAGCAGGATTTTCGCATGGGTTTCGGCCATCGCGCCGAGTTGTTCGGCCAGCGTTGACTTCTTCGCCATTGCCGCGGCGACCTCGCGGTAGAAGCGTTGGGCGCCATACTCGATGGCCGCCTCGATCAGGACATCGCGATCTACAAAGTACCGGTAGATGGTGCCCCGAGAGACCTTAGCCATGCGCGCAACGTCCTGCACACTAGTGCGCTGAATGCCTAACTGAGCGAAGCATTCGTTTGCGGCGTCGAGAATCTGGTCGCGACGGTCGAACTCCTCGGCGACCTGCGCTTCGCCGGTGACTGGATCAGTCAACATTGTCACTCCTACGCGCCCAACGGCAGTGATCCCGGTTATTCATGCTACGCGACGTGCGGATTAGCCGTCGTCGTCACCGCCGCGTCGACCGCGAACTTGTTGATTGGGCCCTTGGAAGAGCTGTTGCCCGATGGGCCGGCAGCACATTGAGCCTGGTCGCTGGTTACACAACAATACATACTATGTGTATGTGTAATCACACGTCGGCTGCCTACTCGCGACTCACCGCCAGGGGAAAGGCTGACCTACTGCTCTTGGAGACCTTCGCTCACCTGTTTGTGACTCCGCCTGTTGCACGGCATTTCGGCGACTAGGCGTATCACATGATCGATACTCCCCATCAGACAGCGAGCACAGCGCACATCGGCCTGCGCGGGCTGGTGGCACTTATCACCGGTGCGAGTGGTGGTATCGGACGGGTGCTGGCGCGCCGATATGCCGCGTACGGCGCGACCGTCATCCTGGTTGCGCGCCGGGGCGAAGAACTGGCTCACACGGCGAGATTGGTGGCAAACGACGGTCACCAAGCAATGCAACTGGTTGCGGATATCCGTGTGGAGCACCAGTGCCGAGAAGTGGTTACTAAAGCGATGTCACGATTCGGCCGCCTCGACATCCTCGTGAACAACGCCGGAGTACCCGGAGTGGATCAGGCGGTCGCCGATGCCACGGTGGCCAATTGGCAGGATGTGCTTGACACCAATCTCTTGGCGCCGATGCTGCTCTCTCGAGAAGTCCTTCAGCATGCCATGATCGATGCCCGCCGCGGAAACATTCAGTTCATGTCGTCACTAGCCGCGAATTCAGCGCTGCCCCGCAAGGCGCACTACGCGGCAGCGAAATCGGGTCTGAGCGCGCTGAGCCGAACCCTCGCCACCGAAGTCGGTGAATTGGGCATCCGGGTCAATACCCTGGTCATCGGCACTGTCGCAGGTGAACTGGTCGACAGTTACATCGCGAGACTCGCGCACGAGCAGCGGCTAGCGCCCGATGTCATTCGCCGGCGTCTGGCATCGGCGAATGCCCTGGGCCGCCTGGTCCTACCGGAAGAGGTCGCCGATACATCGCTGTGGCTCGCCTCGGATGCGGCTGCGGCGATCACCGGTCAGGACATCTTTGTGACCGGAGGGCAGCGCAACGGTTAACGGTGATCCGCTGAACCAGTCCGCGCGCCCGACCATCGCTAGGCATTGCCGCTCGGATCTGCCATTATTGAATAATTGAACGCTTCGTGTTCCATTGTTACATCGCAGCAAGGAGTGGTCTTGTCTCGTCTGGAGGACAGGTGCGCGCTGGTTACCGGCGGAGCTCAGGGTTTGGGAGGGGCCATTGCCGAGGAGTTAGCCGGTCTGGGCGCCCAGGTCACAATCGTGGACCTGAACGAGGAGAAGGGCCTTGATCGCGTCGAGCGCATTCGTGGCAATTGCGGGCGGGCCTCCTTCATCAGGGCCAATGTGGCCCACCGCGATGCGATTGAAGCCGCCGTGCACGAGGTGGCGGAAACCGGGGGCGGCCGCATCGACATCTTGGTGAACGCGGCCCAGTTCTTCGCGATGCCGAAGGCGCTCGAACTGGTCACCGACAAGGATTGGGAACTCTCGGAGGCCACCGGGCCCAAGGCGACCTTCCGGTTCATGCAGCTCTGCTTTCCGTTTCTTCGCGAGTCGGGGCGAGCGTCGGTGATCAACTTCGTCTCGGGCTCTGCCCTCGCCGGCATCGCCTACACTGCTCCGTACTCGGCGGCCAAAGGCGCGGTGGCGGCGCTGACCAAGGTGGCCGCCAACGAGTGGGCTCGCCACCGCATCCGAGTCAATGCGGTGTGCCCGTTCGCCCTTACCGATGCCCAGGAAAAGCTCATCGGTACCGAATGGGACAACTACACCCGAACCGCCGCCGCCTCGCCGATGAAGCGGGGCGCCAGTCCAGTTGAGATCGCGCCCGCGGTGGCCTTTTTGGCAGGGGATGACGCGGCGTTCGTGACGGGCACGGTGCTGCACATCGATGGTGGCATGACCGAATTGTCGACGGTGGACTACTCGCAATCACCGGGAGTGTTTGGCTAGCAGTCGATTCCATCCAATACGAGTGACCCACATGCCAGAAAATCCACGGCCGGCGCCGGCGCTGACCGCTCTGAATCGCCCCTTCTGGACCTCTGGGGCCGACGGAGTGCTGCGCATGCAACGCTGCACCTGCTGTGGGCGGCTATGTCACCCGCCCGCGCTGCTGTGCCCTGTTGACCACGCGGCCACCGAGTATGTCGACCTCAGCGGCCGCGGGTTCGTCGAATCCTGGACAGTGAACCGTCACCAATGGTTCCCGGGGTTCACGCCGCCCTATCTCATCGCATTCGTCAACCCGGCCGAGGACAAGCGGGCGCGCCTGCTGACCAACCTGGTGAACGTCCATCCCGCCGAAGTAACCCCTAATATGCCCGTTCGGGTCACGTTCGATCGATGCATAGACGGCGAAGACGAGGTGTTCATTCCATTGTTCGAGCCGGAGCGCTGATGAATAACGCGGTTTCCGACCGGGCCATCATCAGCGGCATCGGCCAGTCGGCAATCGGCCGCCGGTTGCGGCGTGACCCCCTCGAGCTCACCGCCGAGGCGTGTCTGGCCGCGGTTGCCGACGCAGGCTTGTCGCTGGCCGACATCGACGGCCTTACAACCTATCCCGGGGCTTCGCAACCCGGCGTCGGGTTCTCCGGGGCGTCGTTGCGGGACATCCACGACGCACTGGGAATCAAGCCGAAGTGGGTCGCCGGGGGAGTCGAGTCCCCCGGTCAGCTCGGCGCCGTGGTCGACGCGATGCTCGCTATTTCGGGAGGGCTTGCCGACCACGTCCTGTGTTGGCGCAGCATCTGGGAGGGCACCGCTCAGGGTGCCGGCCGGCGCAAGGGCTACGGGTCTGGGGGCAGTCGTCCCGCTGGAATGTTGGGATGGCAGATGCCATTTGGCGTGACGGCGGCTAACCTGGCGGCGCTGCAGATTCGCGCGCGGATGCTGCGCTACGGCCTGACCAGGGAGCAGCTCGCGTCGATAGCCATCGCGCAGCGGGCGCACGCCGCGCGCAACCCCACAGCGATCTATCGCGAGCCACTCGACTTGGACGCGTACCTGAGTGCGCGAATGGTCTCAGACCCGTTGTGCATGTTCGACTGTGACATCGCCTGCGACGGGGCGACCGCGTTTGTTGTCTCGCGTGCCGAGCACGTTGCGGCGCTGGA
This Mycobacterium simiae DNA region includes the following protein-coding sequences:
- a CDS encoding DUF427 domain-containing protein, which encodes MTETDHEDRLYFPESDVRWELFRPSDHSTVCPFKGRASYWSLSEPGSGVENVVWGYRTPLPEVAAIAGHVCFYDDAVRVVVVEDWPDGSTVAVTFPLWGDATELCRIIDVEQVTDDRFIGPAHGPTHRNVVEGGQLLGEAIVAASKSLPGQRVTSASMIFVKAASFDAPVDLSVDVLRRGRSFSLAEIRISQNGVLRSAGLVLADSGAGDVMRAVEPMPDVPGPDSAVPFHGFGMTGREIRVVDGAYDPDPDRVGPPIINAWVRFRDTPRTPYLNAALLAQSTTHWTIAAGMLPHPGLGEARAHATLSTGIMKATIAFHDDVGVADWLLYTNHAFWSGRGLVQGDGRVFARDGRLAASYTIQAMVREFATEPAAMGRDSRTAM
- a CDS encoding TetR/AcrR family transcriptional regulator, which gives rise to MLTDPVTGEAQVAEEFDRRDQILDAANECFAQLGIQRTSVQDVARMAKVSRGTIYRYFVDRDVLIEAAIEYGAQRFYREVAAAMAKKSTLAEQLGAMAETHAKILLDHRTRNRLMADDAELMRHMVADGDAAVRRTTKFLEPYVRDAQKRGEVGAGVDVTAGSEWLARIIYSFSTVNQGLTFDMTKPATVRRYVEKFAINGLR
- a CDS encoding SDR family NAD(P)-dependent oxidoreductase, which codes for MLARRYAAYGATVILVARRGEELAHTARLVANDGHQAMQLVADIRVEHQCREVVTKAMSRFGRLDILVNNAGVPGVDQAVADATVANWQDVLDTNLLAPMLLSREVLQHAMIDARRGNIQFMSSLAANSALPRKAHYAAAKSGLSALSRTLATEVGELGIRVNTLVIGTVAGELVDSYIARLAHEQRLAPDVIRRRLASANALGRLVLPEEVADTSLWLASDAAAAITGQDIFVTGGQRNG
- a CDS encoding SDR family NAD(P)-dependent oxidoreductase; its protein translation is MSRLEDRCALVTGGAQGLGGAIAEELAGLGAQVTIVDLNEEKGLDRVERIRGNCGRASFIRANVAHRDAIEAAVHEVAETGGGRIDILVNAAQFFAMPKALELVTDKDWELSEATGPKATFRFMQLCFPFLRESGRASVINFVSGSALAGIAYTAPYSAAKGAVAALTKVAANEWARHRIRVNAVCPFALTDAQEKLIGTEWDNYTRTAAASPMKRGASPVEIAPAVAFLAGDDAAFVTGTVLHIDGGMTELSTVDYSQSPGVFG
- a CDS encoding Zn-ribbon domain-containing OB-fold protein, giving the protein MPENPRPAPALTALNRPFWTSGADGVLRMQRCTCCGRLCHPPALLCPVDHAATEYVDLSGRGFVESWTVNRHQWFPGFTPPYLIAFVNPAEDKRARLLTNLVNVHPAEVTPNMPVRVTFDRCIDGEDEVFIPLFEPER
- a CDS encoding thiolase family protein, whose amino-acid sequence is MNNAVSDRAIISGIGQSAIGRRLRRDPLELTAEACLAAVADAGLSLADIDGLTTYPGASQPGVGFSGASLRDIHDALGIKPKWVAGGVESPGQLGAVVDAMLAISGGLADHVLCWRSIWEGTAQGAGRRKGYGSGGSRPAGMLGWQMPFGVTAANLAALQIRARMLRYGLTREQLASIAIAQRAHAARNPTAIYREPLDLDAYLSARMVSDPLCMFDCDIACDGATAFVVSRAEHVAALDHPGVAVEALDCAHHDRFTWEAGEDITRISSRWSTIWERTDFTVDDVDVASLYDGFSVFVLCWLEDFGFCPVGESGAWVADPARISLGGHVPINTAGGQLSGGRLHGFGHLHEACLQIRGEAGARQVDGATLAAVGVGAANSGTTAMLLRRA